The genomic DNA GACGATCCGGTTCGCGGGGGAGGTCGGGGCCCGGGTCGTCGTGGCGCACGCCGGCAACGTGGAGATGACCAAGTACAGCCGGGAACTGCTGGCCCTGTGCGCCGAGGGGCGGCTCGGGACGCCGGCGTACGAGAAGACCAAGCTCAAGCTGCAGATCGTCCGGGAAAAGAAGGCGGGCCCCCACCTGGCCGGGTTGCGGGAAAGCGTGGAGAGGCTGGCGCCGGTCCTCGCGGAGACCGGGGTGCAGTTGGCCCTGGAAAACCTGCCCACGTGGGAGGCGGTGCCGACCGAGGTGGAAATGGAGCGGCTCTGCCGGGAGCTCGACAGCCCGCACCTGCGCTACTGGCACGACATCGGGCACGGGCAGATCCGGGCGCTGCTGGGCTTCATCAACCCGGAGCGCTGGCTGGAGCGGCTGTCGCCCTGGCTCGCGGGCATGCATATCCACGACGTGCGGCCGCCGGCGCTGGACCACGCCATGCCGCCGGGCGGCCTGGTGGATTTTACGCGCTTCCGCGAAATCATGAAATCGGATATCGTTCGCATCCTGGAGCCGGGCCCGGACGCGCCCGCGGAGAAGATCATGGAGGCCCTCGCCTACCTTCGCGGCGTGTGGGAAGGACCCGGGCTCGAAACGTAAGCAGGGGAACACGGCATGAAGAAAGCGCTGATCACCGGTGTCACGGGCCAGGACGGATCCTACCTGGCGGAATGGCTTCTGGACAAAGGCTACGCGGTCTACGGCATGGTGCGCCGCTCGAGCACGGAGACCTTCGACCGCATCGGCCACATCAAGGACCGCCTGAACCTGGTCCAGGCCGACCTCCTCGACGAGCTTTCGCTGATCAAGGTCCTGGAGGAATGCCTCCCGGACGAGATCTACAACCTGGCGGCGATGTCCTTCGTCCCGACCTCCTGGAGTCAGCCCGTGCTGACGGGCGAGTTCACCGGCATCGGCGTCACCCGCCTGCTCGAGGCCGTCCGCCTCGTGTGCCCGCGGGCGCGCGTGTACCAGGCCTCCAGCAGCGAGATGTTCGGCAAGGTCCGCGAGGTCCCGCAGACGGAACTCACGCCGTTCCACCCGCGCAGCCCGTACGGCGTGGCCAAGGCCTACGGCCATTTCATCACGGTCAACTACCGCGAGAGCTACGGGCTGCACGCGCTCTCCGGCATCCTCTTCAACCACGAGAGCCCGCGCCGCGGCAAGGAGTTCGTGACGCGCAAGATCTCGGACGGCGTGGCCCGGATCAAGGCCGGCCTGCAGGACAAGCTGCCCATGGGCAATATCGAGGCCAAGCGCGACTGGGGCTTCGCCGGCGACTACGTCCGGGCCATGTGGATGATGCTCCAGCAGCCCGAGCCGGACGACTACGTCATCGCCACCGGCGAGAATCACTCGGTGCGCGAGTTCCTCGAACTGGCCTTTGCCCGCGCGGGGCTGCACTGGGAGGATCACGTCGTCATCGATTCCGCGTTGATGCGCCCGGCCGAGGTGGAGCACCTGCTCGGCGACTCGACCAAGGCGCGCACGAAGCTCGGGTGGAAGCCCGAGGTGGATTTCCCGGGCCTGGTCCACATGATGGTGGACGCCGACCTGGAGCGGTACGGGGTCGGAAAGAAATAGCATGAAGGTTCTGGTCACGGGCGCGGGGGGCTTTGCGGGCTGGCATGTGGTGGCCGACCTCGCCGCGGCGGGGCACGAGCCGTTGGCCATGGACCGGCCCGG from Kiritimatiellia bacterium includes the following:
- a CDS encoding sugar phosphate isomerase/epimerase; protein product: MIIGLTTRWNARRHTEGERMIEEILALGFDHVELGYDLRLDLVPGVLRMVEQKAVRVWSLHNFCPVPVGAPKGHPELFSLSSRDPRERERAVQHTERTIRFAGEVGARVVVAHAGNVEMTKYSRELLALCAEGRLGTPAYEKTKLKLQIVREKKAGPHLAGLRESVERLAPVLAETGVQLALENLPTWEAVPTEVEMERLCRELDSPHLRYWHDIGHGQIRALLGFINPERWLERLSPWLAGMHIHDVRPPALDHAMPPGGLVDFTRFREIMKSDIVRILEPGPDAPAEKIMEALAYLRGVWEGPGLET
- the gmd gene encoding GDP-mannose 4,6-dehydratase, translated to MKKALITGVTGQDGSYLAEWLLDKGYAVYGMVRRSSTETFDRIGHIKDRLNLVQADLLDELSLIKVLEECLPDEIYNLAAMSFVPTSWSQPVLTGEFTGIGVTRLLEAVRLVCPRARVYQASSSEMFGKVREVPQTELTPFHPRSPYGVAKAYGHFITVNYRESYGLHALSGILFNHESPRRGKEFVTRKISDGVARIKAGLQDKLPMGNIEAKRDWGFAGDYVRAMWMMLQQPEPDDYVIATGENHSVREFLELAFARAGLHWEDHVVIDSALMRPAEVEHLLGDSTKARTKLGWKPEVDFPGLVHMMVDADLERYGVGKK